One Rosa chinensis cultivar Old Blush chromosome 5, RchiOBHm-V2, whole genome shotgun sequence genomic region harbors:
- the LOC112168420 gene encoding 26S proteasome regulatory subunit 7, with the protein MAPDPEDNMKDQKNPRPLDEDDIALLKTYGTGPYSTPIKNVEKEIKDKAKTLNSLCGIKESDTGLATPTHWDLISDGKMMGEKPLKVARCTKIINPNSEDAKYVINVAHIAKFVVGLGERVSPTDIEEGMRVGVDQQKFQIQIPLPPRIDPTVTMMTVEEKPDVTYNDVGGCKDQIEKMREVVELPLLHPEKFVKLGIDPPKGVLCYGPPGTGKTLLARAVANRTDACFIRVIGSELVQKYVGEGARMVRELFQMARTKKACIVFFDEVDAIGGARFDDGAGGDVEVQRTMLEIVNQLDGFDARGNIKVLMATNRPDTLDPALLRPGRLDRKVEFRLPDMESRTQIFKIHARTMNCERDVRFELLARMCPNSTGADIRSVCTEAGMFAIRARRKTVTEKDFLDAVNKVIKGYQKFSATPKYMVYN; encoded by the coding sequence ATGGCGCCTGATCCGGAGGACAACATGAAAGACCAGAAAAACCCTAGACCCCTCGACGAGGACGACATCGCACTCCTCAAAACATATGGAACAGGACCCTATTCAACTCCCATCAAAAACGTGGAGAAGGAAATCAAAGACAAGGCTAAAACCTTGAACAGTTTATGTGGCATTAAGGAATCGGACACTGGCCTAGCTACTCCTACCCACTGGGATCTTATTTCGGATGGAAAGATGATGGGGGAGAAACCTCTCAAGGTGGCAAGATGCACCAAGATAATTAACCCTAATTCCGAAGATGCAAAATACGTCATCAACGTTGCGCATATTGCAAAGTTTGTGGTCGGCTTGGGCGAGAGGGTTTCCCCAACTGATATAGAAGAAGGCATGCGTGTTGGGGTCGACCAACAGAAATTTCAAATTCAGATTCCTCTGCCTCCCAGAATTGATCCAACTGTGACCATGATGACTGTGGAAGAGAAGCCAGATGTAACATACAACGACGTTGGTGGATGTAAGGACCAGATCGAAAAGATGCGCGAGGTGGTTGAGCTACCATTGCTTCACCCTGAGAAGTTTGTCAAGCTTGGGATTGACCCTCCCAAGGGTGTTCTCTGCTATGGTCCTCCAGGAACTGGCAAGACCCTTCTAGCTAGAGCCGTGGCCAATCGAACAGATGCTTGCTTCATTCGTGTCATTGGGAGTGAGCTTGTTCAGAAATATGTTGGAGAAGGAGCTAGGATGGTTCGAGAGCTGTTCCAGATGGCGCGGACCAAGAAGGCTTGCATTGTGTTTTTCGATGAGGTAGATGCCATAGGAGGTGCCAGGTTTGATGATGGTGCTGGCGGAGACGTTGAAGTTCAGCGTACAATGCTTGAGATTGTGAACCAGCTCGACGGGTTTGATGCAAGGGGAAACATTAAGGTGTTGATGGCAACAAACAGGCCTGACACTCTAGATCCGGCATTGTTGCGCCCCGGAAGATTGGATCGGAAGGTCGAGTTCCGTCTGCCTGATATGGAGAGTAGAACTCAGATTTTTAAGATCCATGCAAGGACCATGAATTGTGAAAGAGATGTTAGGTTTGAGCTTCTGGCTCGGATGTGCCCTAATTCCACTGGAGCCGATATAAGAAGCGTGTGCACAGAAGCTGGAATGTTTGCCATTCGTGCACGGAGGAAGACGGTGACTGAAAAGGACTTCCTTGATGCCGTGAACAAAGTTATTAAGGGGTACCAGAAATTTAGTGCGACGCCCAAGTATATGGTTTACAATTGA
- the LOC121049296 gene encoding uncharacterized protein LOC121049296: MEHSRDRATGGSINSPPWFEGGCEKYTQWKIYMKSYLYAQDEHVWNIVENGWSVPMTKAKEEGASTTTPKPRKDWTEEEVRNLQADFKAKNSIFTALSEREKLRISHCETAKQAWDLLQITYEGNKKVRAQKLQALIFEFETMTMADDETVDDFHGRILKISGQCRSLGAPFDEDKIVKKILRALPEKFHSKVTSIEDSFDIDDYPLDELIGNLKTYEMSKNSSKNTNAPRRNNYIGSGNNSDYNSKNGRGNFKGNHSGKPKCYECGGFGHISTDCGNRKLGNSNNKSLLSTWSDDESQEIENVALVSSLLPDSESDEYFSDDDETNVRCKQLYKASKATLIRNLSLEKEVDFLRTEKEKVEKLFESSQSAWKLEKSKLVSESADLQGDQKILTWKTEKNEYLNKIKLLELDVKGQRALNLELLAKNESLQHELKLTQERFMKFDISSTSMSKLLGSGKAPHDTCGLGYTGEDSKSTKFVRASKPSVEQIDVSLDDHVKSVREGNSNQHHQVKLDQESPTGQHSKIHQRSHIEATCLVALTAFADKRRDFWYVDSGCSRHMTGDKTWFTSFEDENTSGSVTFGDGRKANILARGTVNTPGIPNLKNVLFVEGLTANLISVSHLADDYEDVWFNKQRCLVLNQKGEGIMGGMRSVDNCYHIQANESSSLQSCLSVKSTEETFELWHRKMGHINYQDLLKLSSKQCVRGLPNLKGKTDKMCGDCKVGKQTKAPHRMVNSATTSQVLELLHMDLMGPAQSESLGGKSYILVVVDDFSRYTWVNFLKDKTETFESFKNLSQKLIIEKQSSNNCLVRIRSDNGTEFKNASFSNYCHELGVSHEFSAPITPQQNGIVERKNRVLLDMARVLLHAAGLSKNFWAEAISTACYTINRVFLRPGNDQTAYELWKGSNICRYLTLLGHTFTEY; this comes from the exons ATGGAACATTCACGTGATAGGGCTACTGGGGGATCTATAAATAGTCCTCCCTGGTTCGAAGgtggatgtgaaaaatacaCTCAATGGAAGATTTACATGAAATCATACCTCTATGCTCAAGATGAACACGTGTGGAACATCGTAGAAAATGGCTGGAGTGTACCTAtgacaaaagcaaaagaagaaggcGCTTCCACTACCACTCCCAAACCAAGGAAGGACTGGACTGAGGAAGAAGTTCGTAACTTGCAAGCAGATTTCAAAGCGAAGAACAGCATCTTCACAGCCCTATCGGAGCGGGAAAAACTGAGGATAAGTCATTGTGAGACTGCCAAGCAGGCATGGGATCTCCTACAGATTACATAcgaaggaaataaaaaggtacGTGCACAGAAACTGCAAGCACTGATTTTTGAATTCGAAACCATGACTATGGCAGATGATGAAACCGTGGATGACTTCCATGGTAGAATTCTTAAAATCTCCGGTCAGTGTCGCAGTCTAGGAGCAccttttgatgaagataaaatAGTCAAAAAGATACTCAGGGCTCTGCCGGAAAAATTTCACTCAAAGGTTACGAGCATAGAGGACTCTTTTGATATAGATGATTATCCACTTGATGAGCTCATcggaaatttgaaaacctatGAGATGAG caaGAACTCCTCTAAAAACACGAATGCTCCCAGAAGGAATAACTATATTGGCAGTGGTAACAACAGTGACTACAATAGTAAGAATGGAAGAGGAAACTTCAAAGGAAATCACTCAGGGAAACCAAAATGCTATGAATGTGGTGGTTTCGGTCACATTTCTACTGACTGTGGAAATAGGAAGCTTGGAAACAGCAACAACAAGTCACTCCTTTCAACTTGGAGTGATGATGAATctcaagaaattgaaaatgtggCTCTTGTCTCATCATTGTTGCCTGATTCTGAAAGTGATGAGTATTtctctgatgatgatgaaacaaatgttCGCTGCAAACAACTCTACAAAGCTTCAAAGGCCACTCTGATTAGAAACTTGAGCTTGGAAAAAGAAGTAGATTTCCTGAggactgaaaaagaaaaggtggagAAACTATTCGAATCCTCACAATCTGCATGGAAACTGGAGAAAAGCAAACTCGTGAGTGAATCGGCAGATCTACAAGGTGACCAAAAGATACTGACGTGGAAGACTGAAAAGAATGAGTATCTCAACAAGATCAAACTTCTAGAACTGGATGTTAAAGGACAAAGAGCCCTGAACTTGGAACTGTTAGCGAAAAATGAGTCTCTACAACATGAGTTAAAATTAACTCAAGAAAGATTCATGAAGTTTGATATCAGCTCCACTTCCATGTCCAAGTTACTTGGATCAGGAAAAGCTCCTCATGATACATGTGGGCTAGGATACACTGGAGAAGATTCCAAAAGCACCAAATTCGTACGTGCCTCAAAACCATCTGTAGAGCAGATAGATGTCTCCCTTGATGATCATGTCAAAAGTGTAAGGGAAGGTAATTCAAACCAACATCATCAGGTAAAACTTGACCAAGAATCCCCCACTGGTCAACACAG CAAAATTCATCAACGCTCTCACATTGAGGCAACTTGTTTGGTAGCTTTAACTGCATTTGCTGACAAACGACGAGATTTTTGGTATGTTGACAGTGGTTGTTCTAGACACATGACTGGAGACAAAACCTGGTTTACTTCATTTGAGGATGAAAATACCTCTGGATCAGTCACGTTTGGAGATGGGAGGAAAGCTAACATTCTAGCTCGGGGTACAGTAAACACTCCAGGTATACCTAACCTTAAAAATGTGTTATTTGTTGAAGGATTAACTGCAAATCTGATTAGCGTCAGCCATTTGGCTGATGACTATGAAGATGTGTGGTTTAACAAACAGAGATGTTTGGTCCTAAATCAGAAAGGTGAAGGTATCATGGGAGGTATGAGATCTGTTGATAACTGTTATCATATTCAAGCAAATGAATCTTCTAGTTTGCAGTCTTGTTTGTCTGTTAAATCCACAGAGGAAACCTTTGAactttggcacagaaagatggGACATATCAACTATCAGGACTTGCTGAAATTATCTTCCAAACAATGTGTCCGAGGCTTGCCAAATTTAAAAGGTAAAACTGACAAGATGTGTGGAGACTGCAAGGTTGGAAAGCAAACTAAGGCACCTCACAGAATGGTAAATTCTGCGACAACCTCACAAGTATTGGAACTATTACACATGGATCTCATGGGACCAGCTCAATCTGAAAGTCTTGGAGGTAAGAGCTACATACTAGTAGTTGTAGATGATTTCTCAAGATACACCTGGGTAAACTTCTTGAAAGACAAAACTGAAACGTTTGAGTCCTTTAAGAACTTGAGTCAAAAATTAATCATTGAGAAACAATCATCTAATAACTGTTTAGTGAGAATAAGATCAGATAATGGAACTGAATTTAAAAATGCCTCTTTTTCTAACTACTGTCATGAGCTTGGTGTGTCACATGAGTTCTCAGCTCCAATAACCCCTCAACAAAATGGGATagtggaaaggaaaaatagggtaCTGCTAGACATGGCTCGAGTATTACTACACGCTGCAGGTTTAAGCAAAAACTTTTGGGCTGAGGCGATCAGCACTGCTTGCTACACAATAAATAGAGTATTCCTTAGACCAGGAAATGATCAAACTGCTTACGAgctgtggaaag GAAGTAACATTTGCAGATACCTCACCCTTCTCGGTCACACCTTCACAGAATACTGA